A single genomic interval of Lewinellaceae bacterium harbors:
- a CDS encoding sigma 54-interacting transcriptional regulator, producing the protein MLVEINWNTVSLNGQEYVCFIARDITERKKKEKELEEANQVVAELSGHLQEENLTLREEVFSNYNFNNIITCSKSYRKVLNQVAQVADTGATVLITGETGTGKELLARAIYSLSDRESGPFVKVNCAALPPGLIESELFGHEKGAFTGAFQQRKGRFEIANKGTIFLDEIGEMPLPLQPKLLRVLQEGEFERVGGTKAIKVDVRVIAATNRELEKMVEKGEFREDLFYRLNVFPIYNIPLRNRPEDIPVLIRHFVKKHCKQIGKTIGKIAQADIDLLMQYDFPGNVRELENLIERAVILTKGNKLNIRDSFVPSPKNNKPLNKDFRSFEDMQRQHIVKALEQTKWRITGPKGAARLLGLKDRTLMSKMRKLGINREDYV; encoded by the coding sequence CTGCTCGTTGAAATCAATTGGAATACTGTAAGCCTCAACGGCCAGGAGTACGTTTGTTTCATTGCCAGAGACATTACCGAACGGAAAAAGAAAGAAAAAGAGTTGGAAGAAGCCAACCAGGTAGTGGCAGAACTTTCCGGCCACTTGCAGGAAGAAAACCTCACTTTGAGGGAAGAGGTGTTCAGCAATTACAATTTCAACAATATAATCACATGCAGCAAAAGCTATCGGAAAGTACTCAATCAGGTCGCGCAAGTAGCCGATACCGGGGCCACCGTATTGATTACGGGAGAAACGGGCACCGGCAAAGAACTCCTGGCCCGGGCTATATACTCCCTTAGCGACCGGGAATCAGGGCCCTTCGTCAAAGTAAACTGCGCCGCCTTGCCTCCTGGCCTCATTGAAAGCGAACTGTTTGGGCACGAAAAAGGGGCTTTCACCGGCGCTTTCCAGCAACGCAAAGGCCGGTTCGAAATCGCCAATAAAGGCACCATCTTTCTGGATGAAATAGGAGAAATGCCCCTGCCGTTGCAACCCAAGTTACTCAGGGTGCTCCAGGAAGGGGAATTCGAACGCGTCGGGGGGACAAAAGCCATTAAGGTAGACGTCCGGGTTATTGCCGCCACCAACCGGGAGCTGGAAAAAATGGTGGAGAAAGGGGAATTCAGAGAAGACCTCTTTTACCGCTTGAATGTTTTCCCTATTTACAATATTCCATTGCGAAACCGGCCGGAAGACATTCCCGTGCTCATCCGGCATTTTGTGAAAAAGCACTGTAAACAAATAGGAAAAACGATCGGGAAAATTGCGCAAGCCGACATCGACCTGCTCATGCAATACGACTTCCCCGGCAATGTCCGGGAACTGGAAAACCTGATCGAAAGAGCCGTCATCCTGACCAAAGGCAACAAACTAAACATCAGAGATAGTTTTGTGCCCTCCCCTAAGAACAATAAACCCCTCAACAAAGATTTCCGCTCCTTTGAGGACATGCAGCGCCAACACATCGTCAAAGCGCTGGAACAGACAAAATGGCGGATCACCGGCCCCAAGGGCGCCGCCCGCCTGCTCGGCCTGAAAGACCGCACCCTCATGTCAAAAATGAGGAAGCTGGGCATTAATCGGGAAGATTATGTTTGA
- a CDS encoding response regulator transcription factor, producing MKNDSLKIMVLEDQPLDQELIKRTVKKAFPNAVFIVAQSKKEYLERLGWGAPDVILSDYHIPGYNGLEALLYAKEHFPFVPFLFVTGMLNDEEKAAEVILKGAHGYVLKENLSSLPPALEAVLKNNKALAAQRESLHKKENKKKILLQKLQALLEQSSDFDTKGEALSVLEELQSL from the coding sequence ATGAAGAACGATTCCCTGAAAATAATGGTTCTTGAAGATCAGCCACTCGACCAGGAGCTGATCAAAAGAACGGTGAAAAAGGCGTTCCCCAACGCTGTTTTTATCGTCGCTCAATCTAAAAAAGAATACCTGGAAAGGCTGGGCTGGGGCGCTCCCGACGTCATTCTCTCCGACTACCATATTCCAGGGTATAATGGATTGGAAGCCCTGCTTTATGCCAAAGAGCACTTTCCTTTTGTGCCTTTCTTGTTTGTTACGGGCATGCTGAATGATGAAGAAAAAGCTGCCGAAGTCATCCTCAAAGGAGCTCACGGCTACGTGCTGAAAGAAAACCTTTCTTCCCTGCCGCCTGCGCTGGAGGCTGTGCTGAAAAATAATAAGGCCCTGGCGGCCCAAAGGGAAAGCCTGCACAAAAAGGAAAATAAAAAGAAAATCCTTCTGCAGAAGCTTCAGGCACTGCTTGAGCAAAGCAGTGATTTCGACACAAAAGGAGAAGCCCTGAGCGTGCTGGAAGAACTTCAGTCCCTGTAG
- a CDS encoding thioredoxin family protein produces the protein MEDNHKFQLFQESDIGAIARESNKRCIVLLFGADWLGSSYILERFLVEEGSVYPEVTFYKVDIDKNPSLMERMDIKQVPATFFFAGGEIVAFLEGLASRTKVRQKFAQAIKGKT, from the coding sequence TTGGAAGACAATCATAAATTCCAGTTATTTCAAGAGAGCGATATAGGGGCAATAGCCCGAGAGAGCAACAAGAGGTGTATCGTACTTCTTTTTGGGGCTGATTGGTTGGGCAGTTCCTATATTCTGGAACGTTTTCTGGTAGAGGAAGGCAGCGTTTATCCGGAAGTAACTTTCTACAAGGTAGATATCGATAAAAACCCATCGCTGATGGAAAGAATGGACATCAAACAGGTGCCGGCAACCTTCTTTTTTGCAGGCGGGGAAATCGTAGCGTTCCTGGAAGGCCTGGCCAGCCGAACAAAAGTCCGGCAGAAATTTGCCCAGGCCATAAAAGGAAAAACTTGA
- a CDS encoding PAS domain S-box protein — MGENHSWFHTNFMPHGHCYFWQPDVLWPNVLGDVVTFFAYFSIPFLMVLFLRQRKDIQFRFIFSAFAAFILACGTTHLLAAISVWYPLYYLEGYAKVGTAAISLFTVGLLIHNFERILTIPSAAQWQSKNQELLLEIEERKAKENLLLASERKFSFIMKNAPIGMALLSLDGAWTEVNHTMAKMLGYSEDELLQMDFQSITYPEDLGADMELMGKMLNGQMDNAEFEKRYVKKDGSLLYGLVSAQIIRDAEGKNQFFIAQIVDITNRKEEEQQMVESKKRLEQEVKARTLELQEANKDMEHFLYTISHDLRVPLKNIGQLAGMVKEELQELKVEEEPLHALDLIGKDARKMNGLLIDLLEFSRSRLKEVKKTPFDMKALVEEVMEELLRGFEEKNIRLTVGNLTDAPGDKAALYQVWQNLLSNALKYSSREEEIRIDIKGEYQEGVVVYSVSDNGVGFEEQYKDHLFTLFRQLHAYEEFKGSGVGLAICQRIIKKHGGAIWADGKPGEGATFYFSLPKE, encoded by the coding sequence ATGGGAGAAAACCACAGTTGGTTCCACACCAATTTCATGCCTCACGGGCATTGCTATTTCTGGCAGCCCGACGTGCTTTGGCCCAATGTACTTGGCGACGTTGTTACTTTTTTTGCCTACTTTTCCATTCCTTTTTTGATGGTACTATTCCTGAGACAGCGCAAGGACATCCAGTTCCGGTTCATTTTTTCCGCTTTCGCGGCATTCATCCTGGCTTGTGGGACGACCCACCTGCTGGCCGCCATTTCGGTATGGTATCCGTTGTATTACCTGGAAGGCTACGCCAAGGTGGGCACTGCCGCCATTTCTTTGTTCACCGTAGGTTTGTTGATCCATAATTTTGAGCGGATACTTACCATCCCTTCGGCAGCTCAATGGCAAAGCAAAAACCAGGAGTTGTTGCTGGAAATTGAAGAACGCAAAGCAAAAGAGAACCTGTTGCTGGCCAGTGAACGCAAATTCAGCTTCATCATGAAAAATGCGCCGATCGGGATGGCCCTTCTGAGCCTGGATGGCGCCTGGACGGAGGTCAATCATACCATGGCCAAGATGCTTGGGTACAGCGAAGATGAGCTCCTGCAAATGGATTTCCAGTCCATTACCTACCCTGAAGATTTGGGCGCCGATATGGAATTGATGGGAAAAATGTTGAATGGCCAGATGGACAACGCAGAATTTGAAAAAAGGTATGTAAAAAAGGATGGGAGCCTGCTGTACGGCCTGGTAAGTGCGCAGATCATCCGGGATGCCGAAGGGAAAAACCAGTTTTTTATAGCTCAAATTGTTGATATAACGAACCGGAAGGAAGAAGAGCAACAAATGGTCGAATCGAAAAAAAGGCTGGAGCAAGAAGTCAAAGCCCGAACGTTGGAACTTCAGGAAGCCAATAAGGATATGGAGCATTTTCTTTATACCATTAGCCACGACCTGCGCGTGCCCCTCAAAAACATAGGCCAGTTGGCGGGCATGGTCAAGGAAGAATTGCAAGAACTAAAAGTGGAGGAAGAACCGCTGCATGCCCTTGACCTGATCGGCAAGGACGCCAGAAAAATGAACGGCCTGCTGATTGACTTGCTCGAATTCAGCCGCTCCCGCCTTAAGGAAGTAAAAAAAACGCCTTTTGATATGAAAGCGCTTGTAGAGGAGGTGATGGAAGAATTGCTCAGGGGCTTTGAAGAAAAAAACATCCGTTTAACTGTTGGCAACCTGACGGACGCCCCGGGCGATAAGGCCGCCCTCTACCAGGTATGGCAAAACCTATTGTCGAACGCCTTGAAGTATTCTTCCCGGGAAGAGGAAATTCGCATAGATATTAAAGGGGAATACCAAGAGGGAGTTGTCGTTTATAGTGTTTCAGACAATGGCGTGGGGTTTGAAGAGCAATACAAGGATCACTTGTTTACCTTGTTTCGCCAGCTTCACGCCTACGAAGAATTTAAAGGCTCTGGGGTAGGCTTGGCCATTTGCCAGCGGATCATAAAAAAACACGGCGGAGCAATATGGGCTGACGGGAAGCCGGGAGAGGGGGCTACTTTTTATTTTTCTCTGCCGAAAGAATAA
- a CDS encoding DUF1328 domain-containing protein — MLRYALIFFIIAVIAAVLGFGGVAAGAAAIAKIIFWVFLVLLAISLISGLLKKA, encoded by the coding sequence ATGTTACGTTATGCCCTGATATTCTTTATTATTGCCGTCATTGCCGCTGTTTTGGGATTCGGCGGCGTCGCTGCGGGGGCAGCTGCCATTGCCAAAATCATCTTTTGGGTATTTTTGGTATTGCTGGCCATTTCTCTGATTTCCGGACTCCTGAAAAAGGCATAA